Proteins encoded by one window of Chryseobacterium foetidum:
- a CDS encoding helix-turn-helix domain-containing protein → MSLNERISQVIEYSGFTPSEFADEVDVQRSSISHVTSGRNKPSLEFIIKIKSRFPEILWDWLVNGDGEMLKSELPAEEEIVEEKSKPTSLPDLFTLINEEEEIIEEDPKPEKSVVAEAPSESFKTYESKANSEIFDSQRLERSNEQIVNQVIENQTNKIKRIVLFYENGKFESFEP, encoded by the coding sequence ATGAGTTTAAACGAAAGAATTTCGCAGGTTATAGAGTATTCCGGTTTTACACCTTCAGAATTTGCTGATGAAGTTGACGTGCAGCGCTCATCAATTTCTCACGTGACTTCAGGAAGAAATAAACCGTCTCTGGAATTTATCATTAAAATAAAATCCCGTTTTCCGGAGATTTTATGGGATTGGTTAGTTAACGGTGATGGCGAAATGCTGAAATCTGAACTTCCGGCTGAAGAAGAAATTGTAGAAGAGAAATCAAAGCCAACTTCTCTCCCCGATCTTTTCACTCTTATAAATGAGGAAGAAGAAATAATTGAAGAGGATCCAAAACCAGAAAAATCTGTCGTAGCAGAAGCTCCGTCAGAATCTTTTAAAACTTACGAGAGTAAAGCCAATAGCGAAATATTCGATTCTCAGCGATTAGAAAGATCAAATGAGCAAATTGTAAATCAAGTTATTGAAAATCAAACAAATAAGATAAAACGCATTGTTTTGTTTTACGAAAACGGAAAATTTGAAAGTTTTGAGCCTTAA
- a CDS encoding proline dehydrogenase family protein, which produces MSIFNDTKVAFADKSDAQLRKAYWMFKMIEQPALTSLGTSVLNFTVHNNFPFVKSVVKRTLFEQFCGGETREESMKAVKQLFKRGVGSIFDYSIEGKEDEATFDAVCQEIKDIIKFSVGNPAIPFIVFKPTAFGRIDLYEAIGNGSELTSSQKEEWARVVKRFDEVCKLCHEHSKKVMVDAEETWMQDAADQLCEEMMEKYNQEKPIVWNTIQMYRTGRLEYMEENLQRAKERNYFIGYKIVRGAYMEKERARAAEKGYPDPIQPTKDASDKNYNAGIDFVMQNLDKVAAFFGTHNEVSSELVMDKMKAKGIENNHPNVYFGQLYGMSDNISFFLSDKGYNVAKYLPYGPVKDVVPYLTRRARENTSVAGQTGRELGLIKKELDRRNK; this is translated from the coding sequence ATGTCCATTTTTAACGACACTAAAGTTGCATTTGCCGATAAAAGCGATGCGCAGTTAAGAAAAGCGTACTGGATGTTCAAAATGATTGAGCAGCCTGCCCTTACAAGCCTTGGAACTTCCGTTCTGAATTTCACTGTTCACAATAATTTTCCTTTCGTAAAAAGTGTTGTTAAAAGAACACTTTTCGAGCAGTTTTGCGGTGGCGAAACGCGTGAAGAAAGCATGAAAGCGGTAAAGCAGCTTTTTAAAAGAGGCGTTGGGAGTATTTTCGATTATTCTATTGAAGGCAAGGAAGATGAAGCAACTTTCGATGCTGTATGTCAGGAGATTAAAGATATTATTAAATTTTCTGTAGGAAATCCAGCCATTCCTTTTATCGTTTTTAAACCAACTGCATTTGGAAGAATTGATCTGTATGAAGCTATCGGAAACGGTTCTGAACTGACTTCAAGCCAGAAAGAAGAATGGGCGAGAGTAGTAAAAAGATTTGATGAAGTGTGCAAACTTTGCCATGAACACAGCAAAAAAGTAATGGTAGATGCCGAAGAAACGTGGATGCAGGATGCGGCAGATCAGCTTTGCGAAGAGATGATGGAGAAATACAATCAGGAAAAACCAATTGTCTGGAACACCATCCAAATGTACAGAACTGGTCGTCTTGAATATATGGAAGAGAATCTTCAGCGTGCAAAAGAGCGTAATTATTTCATTGGTTACAAGATTGTTCGTGGAGCTTACATGGAGAAAGAGAGAGCAAGAGCAGCCGAAAAAGGATATCCGGATCCGATTCAGCCAACGAAAGATGCATCAGATAAAAATTACAATGCAGGGATTGATTTTGTAATGCAGAATTTAGATAAAGTTGCAGCATTTTTCGGAACTCATAATGAAGTTTCTTCCGAGTTGGTGATGGATAAAATGAAGGCGAAAGGAATTGAAAATAACCATCCAAACGTGTATTTTGGGCAACTTTACGGAATGAGCGATAACATTAGTTTTTTCCTGTCTGATAAGGGTTATAATGTTGCTAAATATTTGCCTTACGGACCTGTAAAAGATGTTGTTCCGTATCTTACGAGAAGGGCCAGAGAAAACACTTCAGTTGCCGGACAAACCGGAAGGGAACTGGGATTAATTAAAAAGGAACTCGATAGAAGAAATAAATAA
- a CDS encoding UbiA family prenyltransferase has protein sequence MSSEKSNPIPLNPPVKSLFYRLSQFVGFLLGARFFVAILLTFALYVSTFFLFNQDENFSSFVFDFKVHGIIFCTVLTILAGGIINQFYDVEKDHVVKPFRSRIQSFLKQKYFLYIYLFLSIISLGIAAFISYRVLLFFIFYQFVMWYYSHKMSRILVVNNLAFVALTLYPFFGMMVYYQTFSKKVLLMAVFLFLILLIIDIVKDTLTRKVDEVFGYITIPNFFSKKITSAIIISLIIITMLVSAKIVDKSGLTGFMAYYFAVGLFVFITCIFLLINSTRRNKFITLNILRFWVFIGIISMLLNGIYGKI, from the coding sequence ATGAGTTCTGAAAAAAGTAATCCCATACCATTAAATCCTCCGGTAAAATCTTTGTTTTACAGACTTTCGCAGTTTGTGGGATTTTTATTGGGAGCGCGTTTTTTTGTCGCCATTCTGCTCACTTTTGCACTTTACGTTTCTACATTTTTCCTTTTTAATCAGGACGAAAATTTCAGCAGTTTTGTATTCGATTTTAAAGTTCACGGGATTATTTTCTGTACCGTTCTCACTATTTTGGCTGGTGGAATCATCAATCAGTTTTACGATGTTGAAAAAGACCATGTCGTAAAGCCTTTCAGAAGCAGGATTCAGAGCTTTTTGAAGCAAAAATATTTCCTTTATATTTATCTTTTTCTTTCTATTATTTCCTTAGGAATCGCAGCTTTTATCTCTTACAGAGTTCTGCTCTTCTTCATATTTTATCAGTTTGTCATGTGGTATTACAGCCATAAAATGAGCAGGATCTTGGTTGTTAACAATCTTGCTTTTGTAGCATTGACGCTCTATCCTTTCTTCGGAATGATGGTTTATTACCAGACATTTTCGAAAAAAGTTTTACTGATGGCCGTTTTCCTGTTTTTAATTTTACTCATTATTGATATTGTAAAAGATACACTGACGAGGAAAGTGGATGAAGTTTTCGGTTACATCACAATTCCGAACTTCTTTTCAAAAAAAATAACGTCTGCAATTATTATTTCACTTATCATTATAACAATGCTCGTTTCGGCGAAAATCGTTGATAAAAGTGGACTAACAGGCTTTATGGCTTATTATTTTGCTGTGGGTCTGTTTGTTTTTATTACCTGTATCTTTTTACTCATCAATTCTACAAGAAGAAACAAATTCATTACTCTGAATATTCTTAGGTTTTGGGTGTTTATCGGCATTATTTCAATGTTGCTGAATGGAATTTATGGTAAAATCTAA
- a CDS encoding mevalonate kinase family protein — protein sequence MTNPLFYAKIILFGEYGMIEDSQGLVVPYSFYKGTLKFSDSDSEFEKKSNFHLQKYADYLQNLALPEQFRLDISRFKEDISNGLFFDSNIPQGYGVGSSGALVAAIFEKYCFTKHNPDSISKEDLKNIKAVFGEMESYFHGKSSGMDPLICYMNLPILIENKENLGKVAIPKGEEGKGAIFLIDSGITGETGPMIQIFFEKMKTEGFRKTLKEEFIRYNNACIDSFLKKDMNPFFRNLKKLSHWAYEHFRPMIPESIFNIWKKGLDSNAYYLKLCGSGGGGYILGFTKDYEKAEKMLDGFDKEVIYRF from the coding sequence ATGACGAACCCTTTATTTTACGCTAAAATTATCCTTTTCGGAGAGTACGGAATGATAGAAGACTCACAGGGTCTTGTAGTTCCATACAGCTTTTATAAAGGTACTTTGAAGTTTTCTGATTCAGATTCAGAATTTGAGAAAAAATCAAATTTTCATTTACAGAAATACGCAGATTATCTGCAGAATTTAGCTCTTCCGGAGCAGTTCAGATTGGATATCAGCCGCTTTAAGGAAGATATATCAAACGGACTTTTTTTTGATTCAAATATTCCTCAAGGCTACGGAGTAGGAAGTTCAGGTGCTTTGGTAGCTGCAATTTTCGAAAAATACTGCTTTACAAAACACAATCCTGACAGCATTTCCAAAGAAGATTTAAAAAATATCAAAGCCGTTTTTGGCGAAATGGAAAGCTATTTCCACGGAAAAAGTTCTGGCATGGATCCTTTAATCTGCTACATGAACCTTCCGATTCTCATCGAAAATAAAGAAAATTTAGGCAAAGTTGCCATTCCAAAAGGAGAAGAAGGAAAAGGCGCAATTTTCCTGATTGATTCAGGAATTACTGGCGAAACCGGACCGATGATTCAGATTTTCTTCGAAAAAATGAAGACTGAAGGTTTCCGTAAAACGTTGAAAGAAGAATTTATCCGTTATAACAACGCCTGCATCGATTCTTTCCTTAAAAAAGATATGAATCCTTTCTTCAGAAACCTTAAAAAACTTTCTCACTGGGCTTATGAACATTTCCGTCCGATGATTCCTGAAAGTATCTTTAACATCTGGAAAAAAGGTCTTGATTCTAATGCCTACTACCTTAAACTTTGCGGAAGCGGAGGTGGAGGTTACATTTTAGGCTTCACAAAAGACTACGAAAAAGCAGAAAAAATGCTTGATGGCTTCGATAAAGAAGTGATTTACAGATTCTAA
- a CDS encoding MFS transporter translates to MSETEIQPTQNIKNNPKIMKAWAVYDWANSVYSLVITSAIFPIYYTILTTAYNKKEFVAEAGEVQEIPVRHMLKIFGEGYEPEAVLSFSYAISFFLVVILSPFLSSLADTIGNKKSFLQFFCYLGATSCMGLAMFTGMENVFLGLLFSITASVGFWGSLVFYNSFLPDIATPEKQDSLSAKGYIYGYIGSVVLLIICLVLIQVVAKGPEQAKIYIRVSFLLTGAWWFGFSQYTFKHLPQFGDVKEKLPKDLVLLNYKNIFKRHEEQGGFFEVLKDNISFYKDVAKESFRELFRVGNKLFKDRALKFFLSSFFFYSVGMQTIFLMAVPFGSTVIFPKEVDKYKLIITILVIQIIAIFGAFLFSRLSKKIGNKNVITIAVIIWIGCCLSAYSLNKENPNVQLQFYGLAGLIGLVMGGLQAMSRSTYSKLLPENSMENTTYFSFYDVLEKLAIICGMLIFSVFIQKFHNMQYAFISMSAFFATGAILIRFLKTKI, encoded by the coding sequence ATGTCTGAAACTGAAATTCAACCGACTCAAAATATAAAGAATAACCCGAAAATCATGAAGGCGTGGGCAGTTTACGACTGGGCAAATTCTGTTTATTCTCTGGTCATTACTTCCGCAATTTTCCCGATTTACTATACAATTTTAACGACAGCCTACAACAAAAAAGAGTTTGTAGCCGAAGCTGGTGAAGTGCAGGAAATTCCGGTGCGTCACATGCTTAAAATTTTTGGTGAAGGTTATGAGCCCGAAGCGGTTTTAAGTTTTTCGTATGCGATTTCATTCTTCTTAGTCGTGATTTTATCACCATTTTTATCATCACTGGCAGATACCATTGGAAATAAAAAATCTTTCCTCCAGTTTTTCTGCTATCTGGGAGCGACTTCATGTATGGGATTGGCGATGTTTACAGGGATGGAAAATGTCTTTTTAGGATTACTATTCAGCATCACAGCGAGTGTCGGTTTTTGGGGAAGTTTGGTATTCTATAATTCATTTTTGCCGGATATCGCCACTCCCGAAAAGCAGGATTCACTTTCTGCAAAAGGATATATTTACGGTTATATAGGCTCTGTAGTTCTTTTGATTATCTGTCTGGTTTTAATTCAGGTGGTTGCGAAAGGTCCGGAGCAGGCTAAAATTTATATTAGAGTGAGTTTCCTTTTGACAGGTGCGTGGTGGTTTGGTTTTTCACAATATACTTTCAAACATTTGCCACAATTTGGCGATGTGAAAGAGAAATTGCCAAAGGATTTGGTGCTTTTAAATTATAAGAATATCTTCAAAAGACATGAAGAACAGGGTGGATTTTTTGAAGTTTTAAAAGACAATATCAGCTTTTATAAAGATGTTGCGAAAGAGAGTTTCAGAGAATTATTCCGTGTGGGAAATAAGCTTTTTAAAGACAGAGCACTGAAGTTTTTCCTTTCAAGTTTCTTCTTTTACAGCGTAGGAATGCAGACTATTTTCCTCATGGCAGTTCCGTTCGGAAGTACGGTGATTTTTCCGAAGGAAGTTGACAAGTATAAATTAATTATCACAATTCTGGTGATTCAGATTATTGCGATTTTCGGAGCATTTTTATTTTCAAGATTATCCAAAAAAATTGGAAATAAAAACGTCATCACGATTGCTGTTATCATTTGGATTGGATGTTGTCTTTCGGCATATTCTTTAAACAAAGAAAACCCAAATGTGCAGTTGCAGTTTTACGGTTTGGCAGGTTTAATAGGTTTGGTGATGGGTGGTCTACAGGCAATGTCTAGGTCAACCTATTCAAAACTTTTACCTGAAAATTCAATGGAAAACACAACGTATTTCAGCTTCTACGATGTATTGGAAAAGTTAGCGATCATTTGTGGAATGCTTATCTTCAGTGTGTTTATCCAGAAGTTTCACAACATGCAGTACGCATTTATTTCGATGTCTGCGTTTTTTGCAACGGGAGCGATTCTGATCAGATTCTTAAAAACCAAGATATAA
- a CDS encoding acetyl-CoA C-acyltransferase, translating to MKEVFIVSAVRTPMGSFMGSLSTVPATKLGAAAVKGALDKINLDPKNVQEIYMGNVLQAGEGQAPARQVALGAGLSNETPSTTINKVCASGMKAVTMAAQAIKAGDADVIVAGGMENMSMVPHYYNARNATKLGDVKMQDGMVLDGLTDVYNKVHMGVCAEKCATDYSFSREDQDNFAIESYKRSAKAWSEGKFAEEVVPVSIPQRKGDPVIFAEDEEYKAVNFDRMPTLPTVFKKEEGTVTAANASTLNDGASALILVSKEKMEELGLKPLAKIISYADAAHEPENFTTAPSKALPIALKKAGLEVSDIDFFEFNEAFSVVGLANNKILGLDAAKVNVNGGAVALGHPLGSSGSRIIVTLINVLKQNNGKYGAAAICNGGGGASAIVIENI from the coding sequence ATGAAAGAAGTATTCATTGTTTCCGCAGTAAGAACTCCAATGGGAAGTTTTATGGGAAGTTTATCGACAGTTCCGGCTACAAAACTGGGAGCTGCAGCGGTAAAAGGAGCGTTAGACAAAATTAATCTTGACCCGAAAAACGTTCAGGAAATCTACATGGGGAACGTTCTTCAGGCAGGTGAAGGTCAGGCTCCGGCTCGTCAGGTTGCTTTAGGAGCTGGACTCTCAAACGAAACGCCTTCAACGACCATCAACAAAGTTTGTGCTTCAGGAATGAAGGCTGTGACAATGGCTGCACAGGCTATTAAAGCCGGTGATGCAGACGTTATCGTTGCCGGAGGTATGGAAAATATGTCGATGGTTCCTCATTACTATAATGCAAGAAACGCTACAAAATTAGGCGACGTAAAAATGCAGGATGGAATGGTACTTGACGGACTTACAGATGTTTACAACAAAGTACACATGGGTGTTTGTGCAGAAAAATGTGCTACAGATTACAGTTTTTCAAGAGAAGATCAGGATAATTTTGCCATTGAATCTTACAAAAGATCAGCAAAAGCATGGAGCGAAGGGAAATTTGCTGAAGAAGTTGTTCCCGTATCGATTCCTCAGAGAAAAGGAGATCCGGTAATTTTCGCTGAAGATGAAGAATACAAAGCGGTAAATTTCGACAGAATGCCAACGCTTCCAACGGTTTTCAAAAAAGAGGAAGGAACAGTTACGGCAGCGAATGCATCTACTTTAAATGACGGTGCTTCTGCTTTGATTCTTGTTTCTAAAGAGAAAATGGAAGAATTAGGTCTGAAACCTTTGGCAAAAATCATTTCGTATGCAGACGCTGCTCACGAGCCTGAAAACTTCACAACGGCGCCTTCAAAAGCATTACCGATCGCTCTTAAAAAGGCAGGTTTGGAAGTTTCAGATATTGATTTCTTTGAATTTAACGAAGCATTTTCTGTAGTTGGTTTGGCAAACAATAAAATCTTAGGATTGGATGCTGCCAAAGTTAATGTGAATGGCGGGGCAGTGGCTTTAGGTCATCCACTTGGAAGTTCTGGTTCAAGAATTATCGTTACTTTGATCAATGTTTTAAAGCAAAACAACGGCAAATACGGTGCTGCAGCAATCTGTAATGGTGGAGGCGGGGCTTCTGCAATCGTTATTGAAAATATATAA